The region GCCGGCCGGCGCCGGACCTTCAACCCGCGACGAACGAGGATCGGATTTTACGCGTTCACATCCAGCCGGAACCCGTGGCCGCGGACGGTTAGGATGTATTCGTGGTCCGGATCGACTTCCTTCAGGCGGTCCCGCAGCCGGCGGACGAGTGCATCGATCGCCTGATCGGTGATGCCTCCCGTATCCTCCCCCGGCCACACCGTTCCGATGACGTCTTCGCGGGTCGCCAGCCCCC is a window of Anaerolineales bacterium DNA encoding:
- a CDS encoding winged helix-turn-helix domain-containing protein, with the protein product GLATREDVIGTVWPGEDTGGITDQAIDALVRRLRDRLKEVDPDHEYILTVRGHGFRLDVNA